Proteins encoded in a region of the Streptomyces sp. NBC_00310 genome:
- a CDS encoding AMP-binding protein, with product MSTPARSTLVHTLAGHAATRGDRTAYEYLHDDGRVDTLTYRQLLDRAARAATRLRADTTRPGGPALLLYPPGLDFVIAVWACFLAGVPAVPCYPPLFGPTERIAARFARILDDSRATTLLADPAVLGLLTAGLPAGRLPRVVTLDSTGEPEKDQPPQRDIDHLLETAPAPHDVALIQYTSGSTGQPKGVVLEHRNLLANIKAISDVFRLDETARVISWLPPYHDMGLIGFILTPVHGAFPVRLMSPMHFLKKPLDWLRQISELGITHTGGPNFAYDLCLRRAETADLSGLDLSTWRLAFNGAEPIRPATLTDFTRRFTPHGFHATSFLPCYGLAEATLIVTGRHWTGPEETGEDGRVDCGPVIDGHHLAVVNPDTTQPVPDGTEGELWISGPSISTGYWNTTGIPDSDLFGTLDGTRYLRTGDLGRLHDGHLTVTGRRKDVLIQNGVNHHAHDLCAAAVEDNPAVRPAAAAFSGPDEEIIIAVEVAGKDHDPAQLAADIRERVLAATGARVHTVVLCPPRTIPRTTSGKIQHSLARTRHLTGDLGGHAVTAHTTLAAEEDAGLITAFLSSVFAAVCQVPACGPDDTLTSIGGDSRRAAEIAAVVEDALTLPVPVEEVLRAQSPRELTATLSQQWAEDGIRTQHALERVKALLPHGA from the coding sequence ATGTCGACCCCCGCTCGCTCCACACTCGTGCACACCCTGGCCGGACACGCCGCCACCCGCGGCGACCGGACGGCCTACGAGTACCTGCACGACGACGGCCGAGTGGACACCCTCACCTACCGACAACTCCTCGACCGGGCGGCCAGGGCGGCGACACGACTACGGGCGGACACCACCCGCCCCGGCGGGCCCGCCCTGCTGCTCTACCCGCCCGGCCTGGACTTCGTCATCGCCGTATGGGCCTGCTTCCTGGCCGGCGTACCCGCGGTGCCCTGCTACCCGCCGCTGTTCGGCCCGACCGAGCGCATCGCCGCCCGCTTCGCCCGCATCCTCGACGACTCCCGCGCCACCACCCTGCTCGCCGACCCCGCCGTCCTCGGCCTGCTGACCGCCGGCCTCCCCGCCGGACGACTGCCCCGCGTGGTGACCCTCGACAGCACCGGCGAACCGGAGAAGGACCAACCCCCGCAGCGGGACATCGACCACCTCCTCGAAACCGCACCCGCCCCCCACGACGTGGCCCTCATCCAGTACACCTCCGGCAGCACCGGGCAACCCAAAGGCGTCGTCCTGGAACACCGCAATCTCCTCGCCAATATCAAGGCGATTTCAGACGTGTTCCGCCTCGACGAAACAGCACGGGTGATCTCCTGGCTGCCGCCGTATCACGACATGGGACTCATCGGATTCATCCTCACCCCGGTCCACGGCGCATTCCCGGTACGCCTCATGTCCCCCATGCATTTCCTCAAGAAGCCCCTCGACTGGCTGCGACAGATCAGCGAACTCGGCATCACCCACACCGGCGGACCCAATTTCGCCTACGACCTGTGCCTGCGCCGCGCCGAAACCGCCGACCTCTCCGGCCTCGACCTGAGCACCTGGCGCCTGGCCTTCAACGGCGCCGAACCGATCCGGCCCGCCACCCTCACCGACTTCACCCGGCGCTTCACCCCGCACGGCTTCCACGCCACCTCGTTCCTGCCCTGCTACGGCCTGGCCGAGGCCACCCTCATCGTCACCGGCCGCCACTGGACGGGCCCCGAAGAGACCGGCGAGGACGGCCGCGTCGACTGCGGACCGGTCATCGACGGCCACCACCTCGCCGTGGTGAACCCCGACACCACACAGCCCGTACCGGACGGCACCGAAGGGGAACTCTGGATCAGCGGCCCCAGCATCAGCACCGGCTACTGGAACACCACCGGCATCCCCGACAGCGACCTCTTCGGCACCCTCGACGGCACCCGCTACCTGCGCACCGGCGACCTGGGCCGACTCCACGACGGCCACCTCACCGTCACCGGCCGGCGCAAGGACGTCCTCATCCAGAACGGTGTCAACCACCACGCCCACGACCTGTGCGCCGCCGCCGTCGAGGACAACCCCGCCGTCCGCCCCGCCGCAGCGGCGTTCAGCGGCCCGGACGAGGAGATCATCATCGCCGTGGAAGTGGCCGGCAAGGACCACGACCCCGCACAGCTCGCCGCCGACATCCGCGAACGCGTACTCGCCGCCACCGGAGCCCGCGTACACACCGTCGTCCTCTGCCCGCCCCGCACCATCCCCCGCACCACCAGCGGAAAAATCCAGCACTCCCTGGCCCGCACCCGCCACCTCACCGGCGACCTGGGCGGCCACGCCGTCACCGCCCACACGACCCTCGCCGCCGAGGAGGACGCCGGCCTGATCACCGCCTTCCTCTCCTCCGTCTTCGCCGCCGTGTGCCAGGTCCCCGCCTGCGGCCCCGACGACACCCTCACCTCCATCGGCGGCGACTCCCGGCGCGCCGCCGAGATCGCCGCCGTGGTCGAGGACGCACTCACCCTCCCCGTCCCCGTCGAAGAGGTCCTGCGCGCCCAGTCGCCCCGCGAACTGACCGCCACCCTCTCCCAGCAGTGGGCCGAGGACGGCATACGCACCCAGCACGCCCTGGAACGCGTCAAGGCGCTGCTCCCGCACGGCGCCTGA
- a CDS encoding thioesterase II family protein, translating to MTEPLCELVCLPHAGGSASVFGNWHRHTSALRVTAVQLPGREARIREPAFTEVGALVDAVVPVLRPLTGRRYALYGHSMGALAAYELVRGLQVRELPLPVALFVSGRDAPGYGDAEEIRHLPDEELLGRLRAWEGLDVPVLPQYADLIELMLPTIRADLTLAETYRHTPGPPLPVPVRVLRGSRDPLVRGGDGGWSRHTSVDCDVREFTGGHFFVQDHERSVVAYIETAVGALLGREAWSR from the coding sequence GTGACGGAGCCGCTCTGCGAATTGGTCTGTCTGCCGCATGCCGGGGGCAGTGCGTCGGTGTTCGGGAACTGGCACCGTCATACGTCGGCGCTGCGGGTCACCGCCGTGCAGTTGCCGGGGCGGGAGGCCCGGATCCGGGAGCCGGCGTTCACCGAGGTGGGCGCGCTCGTCGATGCGGTGGTGCCGGTGTTGCGGCCGCTGACGGGGCGGCGTTACGCGTTGTACGGGCACAGCATGGGTGCCTTGGCGGCGTATGAGCTGGTCCGTGGGCTGCAGGTCCGTGAACTGCCGTTGCCGGTGGCGCTGTTCGTCTCCGGCCGGGATGCGCCGGGTTACGGCGACGCCGAGGAGATCCGGCATCTGCCGGACGAGGAGCTGCTCGGCCGGCTGCGGGCCTGGGAGGGGCTGGATGTTCCGGTTCTGCCGCAGTACGCCGATCTGATCGAGCTGATGCTGCCCACCATCCGGGCCGATCTGACGCTCGCGGAGACCTACCGGCATACGCCGGGGCCGCCGCTGCCCGTCCCCGTGCGGGTGTTGCGCGGATCGCGGGACCCGCTGGTGCGGGGCGGTGACGGCGGCTGGAGCCGGCATACGTCGGTGGACTGTGACGTACGCGAGTTCACCGGCGGTCATTTCTTCGTGCAGGACCACGAGAGGAGTGTCGTGGCGTACATCGAGACAGCCGTCGGCGCACTGCTGGGAAGGGAGGCGTGGAGCCGATGA